GAATGATGAAGGATACGTTCAGCTTCCTAACGTCGATCCTCTTAAGGAAATGGTCGATTTGATGAGCAGCACCAGGTCCTATGAAGCGAATGTAACAGCTATGAATGCCACAAAAGGAATGTTAATGAAGGCATTAGAAATCGGAAAGTAAGGTGAATAAGCAATATGATAAACCAAGTTTCTCCATTTCAACTACAATCAATTGGACAAAGTCATGGAGCAGCCCCCCATTCGAATATACAGTCAACGAAAACCAGTTTTGCAGATATGCTCAAATCATCTATTGAAGAAGTAAATCAATCACAGGCAGAATCTGATAAACTGACAAATGCACTTGCACAAGGGCAAAATGTAAATCTCGATGAAGTGATGATCGCAGCTCAAAAATCAAACATAACGCTGACCGCTGCTACAGAATTTCGAAATAAAGCGATTGAAGCTTATCAAGAAATGATGAGGATGCAAATGTAATGGCGGGAGATTACGAATCAAGAACTAGTGCAATATCGGGGGATCAGTATGAATGTGAAGAAGATAACAAACAAAATAAATGATATATGGATGAAGTATACAAAAACGCAAAAGAGATTAGTAATCGGTGGAATCGCAGCTGTAATTATTATAATTCTACTCGCCGTTATTTTTTTTTCGAAAGAGAATCTGGTGCCGCTGTATAAGGATTTGACTGCAGAAGAAACAGGACAAATCAAGCAAACATTGGATGAAAAAGGGGTCATCTCCGAGCTCGATGCAAACGGTACGGTGATTAAAGTACCTGCGGATCGTGTAGATTCATTGAAGGTTGAACTAGCAGCAGAAGGGGTTCCGAAAAGCGGAGAAATTGATTACTCCTTTTTTGGCCAAAGTGTTGGCTTCGGAATGACAGATAATGAATTTGAAGTGTTGAAAGTCGATGCAATGCAAACGGAGCTGTCTAATCTTATTAATACGATTAATGGAGTGAAGAGCAGTAAGGTATTGATAAATCTCCCCCAGGAAACTGTGTTTGTAGGAGAAAAAGCACCTTCCGCGTCAGCATCTATCGTTCTTGAGCTTGAAGGTGCTAATACCCTGGACCAGCAGCAAATTAATGGGTTATATCACCTCGCTTCAAAAAGCGTTCCGAATTTGCAGCCCGAGAATATTGTTATCATGGATCAAAATTTTACATATTATGACCAAAACGAACAAGGCTCTGAATACGCTTCAGATAACTTTTCCTCTCAACAAAAAATAAAAGCCCAAGTAGAGAAAGATATTGGCAGACAAGTTCAATCGCTTCTTGGCACGATGATGGGACAGAACAAAGTAGTTGTATCTGTCACAACCGATATCGATTTTACAAAAGAAAGCAGAAAAGAAGATCTTGTTGAGCCGGTGGATAAAGAAAATATGGAAGGTATAGCAGTCAGTGCCGAACGTGTAACAGAAACGTATACAGGTGAAGGTGCACAAGCTGGCGGAGTGAACGGCACAGGGGAAGATGATATAACAAATTATAATGAGGCAGCTGGCGGGTCCGGAAATGGCGATTATGAAAAAAATGAAGAACGGATCAACAATGAGGTTAACCGAGTACATAAAGAAATCGTAGAAAGCCCGTATAAAATAAGAGACTTAGGCATTCAAGTAATGGTTGAGCCGCCGGATCCAAAGAATGTTCAATCCTTGACGTCTGACAGAGAAGATGACATTAGGCAAATTCTCTCGACCATTGTTACTACGTCAATTAATAAAGATATAGAGAGCCAGCCCCTTACCCAGAATGAGATTGACAATAAGATCGTCGTATCCGTCCAGCCGTTTGATGGGAAAATCGAATCAACTCCTCCTGAAACAACAAGCGGAGGCATTCCAATTTGGATCTATGCCGCAGTTGGCGCTCTGCTGCTCATTGTTATTTTACTACTCATTTTGCTCATCCGTAGGAAAAAGAATGACAGTGAAAATGAAGAAGAGGAGATTGTCTTCGAAAGACAAGAGCCAATATTTGTCGAAGACGTCAATGACGAAAAAGAATCAGAAGAAAGTGTACGGAGAAAACAGCTGGAGAAAATGGCAAAAGAAAAACCGGAAGAATTTGCGAAATTGCTTCGCGGATGGCTTGCTGAAGAGTAGGGGGAATCGAAATGGCGAAAAGAGAACAAAAAAAACTGAACGGCAAACAAAAAGCAGCCATTTTAATGATTTCCTTAGGTTTAGATGTTTCAGCAAATGTGTACAAACATTTAACCGAAGAAGAAATAGAGAAATTAACGTTGGAAATCTCAAGTGTTCGATCGGTTGGTACGAATAAAAAACAAGATGTAATTGAAGAGTTCCATGAAATTGCGATTGCACAGGATTACATTACCCAAGGAGGCATTGATTATGCCAGACAGGTTCTCGAAAAAGCCTTAGGGGAAGAAAAAGCTGGAAGTATAATTAATCGGCTGACCTCTTCACTACAAGTCAAACCTTTTGACTTCGCCCGTAAGGCAGAACCTTCGCAAATCTTGAATTTTATCCAGCATGAGCACCCTCAAACAATTGCGTTAATTCTGTCGTATCTTGATCCGGTCCAGTCAGGACAGATTCTGTCGGAATTACATCCGGAGGTACAAGCTGAAGTAGCAAGAAGAATAGCCGTCATGGATCGGACGTCTCCGGAAATTATCAACGAGGTTGAACAAATTCTAGAGAGAAAGCTCTCGTCTACCTTTACCCAAGATTATACACAAACCGGGGGAATCGAGGCTGTTGTTGATGTGTTAAACGGTGTGGACCGAAGCACGGAAAAAACGATTCTTGATTCTCTTGAGGTTCAAGATCCAGAACTTGCTGAAGAAATTAAGAAAAGAATGTTTGTCTTTGAGGACATCGTAACCCTGGACAGCCGAGCGATTCAACGCGTTATTCGAGATGTCGAAAATGAAGATTTGCTTCTCTCGCTAAAAGTCGCAAGTGAAGAGGTGAAGGAAATCGTCTTTAGCAACATGTCTCAGCGGATGGTGGAGACATTTAAAGAAGATATAGAAATTATGGGGCCTGTTCGATTGAGAGATGTTGAGGAAGCCCAATCAAGAATTGTCAGCATTATACGCAAGCTGGAAGAATCAGGAGATATTGTCATAGCCCGAGGCGGAGGGGATGATATTATTGTCTAAAGTGATAAAGCAAGCTGTTTCAAATCATAAACGAACCCTTTCACTTCAAAAGATTGAATGGAATGTGGCGGAAGACCATTTATATGAGGAATCAATAGATGAAATACCGGATGCCAAATCAGCAGAGATCCTGATTGCTGAAGCAAAGGCAGAGGCAGAAAGGATTACAGCCGAAGCGCGAGCTGAATTAGAGAAAGAACGGCAAGCATGGTCAAGCGAAAAAGAGAAGCTTATTCAATCTGCGAGGCAAGAAGGATATGATTGCGGCTTGGAGCTCGGGAAAAAGGAAGCAGAAAATAAATATTCCAGTTTAATAGAAAAGGCAAATAAAATTTCTAATGCTGCAAGAGCTGATTATGAAGAAAAGCTGGAAGGAGCGCAGGAGGAAATTATCAATCTTGCCGTCGCACTTGCCAAAAAGGTTTGGAACCAAAAAGAAGACGATCAAGAGGAATTTCAATCTTTAGTCTCCCAAGTGATTAACGACTTAAAGGAATACGAAAATATTTCAATATTTATCGATGCAAAATACGTGGAGTACGTGTATGAACTTAAACAGGAGCTCATTCACTGCCTTCCGCACCATTGCCATCTGAATATTTATGCTGATACGGAAGCATCAAAAGGAACGTGTTACATTGAAACAGACTTTGGCAGAATCGATGCCAGCATTGATACGCAATTGAATGAATTAAAAGCAAAATTGCTTGAATTGATTCAGGCAGGTGGAGAATATTGAACACTGCCAGAATCGCTGAATTTATTAATAGCGTCGATTCGTATAAAAGGTACGGCAAGGTAAAAAAAGTCGTAGGCTTGATGATCGAATCAAAAGGACCTGTAAGTTCAATAGGTGACGTATGCTTGATCCATGGACAGAAAGGCGTTCATAACCCAGTCAAGGCAGAAGTTGTCGGTTTCAGAGATGAATATATTTTGCTGATGCCCTATCTGCCGGTAGCCAATATTGCACCGGGCAGCATAGTGGAATCGACAGGAAGCCCTTTAAAGGTGAAGGTTGGACAGAGTTTAAAAGGCTTGGTTTTAAATGCATTTGGAGAACCACTGGATGAAAGCTTGCTGCCAAAAGGATTATCCCAGGTGCAGATTGATCAAGAACCTCCTAATCCAATGAACCGTCCTCCGATCGATGAAAAAATGACGGTGGGCGTAAAAGCGATTGACGGACTGTTAACGATTGGAAAAGGACAAAGGGTTGGAATTTTTGCCGGAAGCGGTGTTGGAAAGAGTACGCTAATCGGAATGATCGCAAAGCAGACGACAGCAGATATCAATGTCATTGCGTTAGTTGGAGAAAGAGGACGCGAAGTAAGAGAATTCATTGATAAAGAGCTCGGATCTGACGGGCTAAAGCGATCTATCGTCGTAGCAGCTACTTCGGATCAGCCCGCTTTAATGAGATTGAAAGCTGCATATACGGCTACGTCAATTGCTGAATTTTTTCGAGATCAAGGAAAAAACGTCATGCTGATCATGGATTCTGTGACGAGAGTGGCGATGGCTCAGCGGGAAATTGGTTTGGCTGCAGGAGAACCGCCTGCAACGAAGGGATATACACCTTCTGTGTTCGCTATTTTACCCCGTCTCTTAGAAAGAACTGGAATGGATAAAAAGGGTTCCATCACTGCTTTTTATACCGTTTTGGTCGATGGAGATGATCTGAATGAGCCGATCTCGGACACGGTTAGGGGGATACTGGACGGCCATATCGTCTTGGACAGGGAATTAGCCAATAAGGGCCAGTTTCCTGCGATACATATTTTAAAAAGCGTAAGCCGAGTTATGAATAATATCGTTTCAAGAGAGCACAAGGAAGCAGCATCCCGGTTTAGAAACCTGCTTTCTGTCTATCAAAACAATGAAGATTTAATCACTATCGGAGCTTATAAACCCGGTTCGTCAAAAGAAATAGATGAGGCGATTCATTTTCAGCCCAAGCTGATTTCTTTTTTGAAACAAGGAATAGATGGCACTTCTTCTATGGAAGAAAGTATTTCTGCTCTTTTAAAACTGAAAAGAAATGAGGTCTGATGATGGCGTTTGCGTATAAATTTCAAAAGCTGTTTGTGCTAAAAGAAAATGAGAAGAATCAATCCTTTGCTATGTATCAAAAATCAGTGGATGATTTTGAAAAAGCCGCTGAAAAGTTATATGAAAATATGAAGCTGAAGGAAGAGCTGGAAAAAAGCAAAGACAATAAACTCCAAAATGGCATGAGTATTCAAGAAATGAGGCATTATCAACGTTTTTGCACTAATCTTGAAACGACTATTTTTCATTACCAACAGCTCGTCTTAGCGAAAAGAAACCATATGAATGAAAAACAAGAGGAACTGACAGAAATTTCAATGGAATTGAAGAAGTATGAAAAAATGAAAGAAAAACAAAAGTTAAGCTTTCTTACTCAAGAAAATGCCGTTCAAATAAAGGAAATGGACGAATTATCAATGAAACAATTTATGTTTCAAGGAAGCTAGAGGGAGCTCCAATGTCTGCCAAAAAGAAAGAAAGCGGAAAATTCCAATGGTTTCTATTTGTCATTCTTATTCCGCTAGTGTTTGCTGTTGTGTTATCGATTGTCCTTCTTCAATTGTTAAACGTGGATCTGTCAGCACCGCTGCAAAATACAGCCAGTAAACTTCCGGTAGTAAAGGAGCTGATCACAGATAAGAAACCAGCTGATAAATCTGCTGCACCAAAAAATGATGAAGAGAAGCAAAAACTAAAAAAAACAATTGAAGACCAAACGAAACAGCTGTCAATTTTAGAAAGTGATTTGAAGACCAGCCAGGATGAAATTGACAGGTTGAATCAAAAAATCCGATCGATGGAAAATCTTGATCAAAAAAATGATAATGAACCTTCAGATGAAGCGAATGAAAGCAGTGAAGAGGATAAGCTTGTTACTATTTATGAATCGATGACTGGAAGCAAAGCAGCTAAGATATTAGCAGAATTGAACGATGAAGAAGCCTTGAACATTTTAAAGAAGATGAGTAATAAAAAACTAACAGAAATACTGTCACAAATGAAGCCTGAAGATGCGGCTCGTTTTACAACAAAGCTCTCTGAAAACTAAAGAGAATGGAGGTGGATGAGATCAAACTTCTTGATGTTGTGCTGTCCAATGCAAGAAATGGACAAAAAACGAGTGATTCAAGCAGAAGCAGTCCGGAGATCTTTCAGCAATTGCTATCCGCACAAATAGGCGGGCAGATTGCTCAGGAACCTGCAATTGAAAACATTGCGGAGCAAAAATTTCAAGATTTGGGGAGAATGCTCTCTTTTTTACTAAACGGAAATAGAATTCAACCAGATCAGCTGCAGGAGGTATCTCGCACAAAGGATTCACTTTCCACCGAAACGAACAACAACTATCGTGCGATACCAGACATTTTTCACAAGCTTCCAGCGCTGGATGAGAAAAGCAGCCAACAATTAGATAGTGAAGCTGATTTTACAGAGAAAAGTGAAAACTTGGAGCACCTATTAACGGGTTTGAGCCAGCATGATTTCCAGGTATTATCCCGATTGTTTGAAAGATTAGCAGCAAGCCCTGAGCTGCTCGGCATTCAAGCACTACCCGGCAAAGACACACGAACTGAGGATCAGCCATTGATGCAGCCTTTTGAACCGAACACGAGAACAGCGGACAACATTCGGCAGGACAACGAAATAATATCCGGGCTGAATGAAAGCTGGGAAGAAAATCAGGACAATACAATTCGCGCGATGTCTGGCGATACTTCCGGTGCATTAGGGCAATTATTTCAGCAAGTTGCAATGCCAGATATTTCTCAGCAAGACGTAAAGCAGCTTTCTCAATTGTTTGCTGGTTTAGCGGATCTTCAAATAAAACCTGAACATTTAGAGAACCAGTCCATTCAGCCGATGAAACAGCAGAGTAATCCTATCAAAGGGAATATCAGGATGGAAGCAAAAGCGTTTTTACAGATTTTTTCATCATTCTTTAAGCATATTATTCGATCAGATAGTGCTGGGATAAGTACAGAAAATGGATTTTTGGGAAAAAGAATTCAAGCGGATGGTCAGCCACTTCTTTGGTCAGAACAAGCAGTACAAGAAGTGCAGCAACCTGATTCATTGACAAAGACAACAAGTGAAAGCAATGAAAAGGCAACTTCGGCAGATAGTTCCTTACGTGAATTAAAGCTAAAAAGCTCAGAAGTTCAGCTTTCGCAGAGTGAAACAGATGTCATAGCAAAGCTGCTGTCTTCAATCAATGGAGAAAAAAAGGAAACGGAATGGAAAACGAATACCGCCTCCCAAGCAGTGCTGTTGGATGAAAAAAGCGAAGGAAAAGCCAGCAAGCTGCCTTTGAGCTTTCCCCTTAACCATCAGTTTCTTGGCAAATCCGGTACAGCAGAAACCGGAAAACATGCAGAAATAAAACCAAAAGCCGGTGATTTAGAAGAAAGCCAAGTCCAACCGGTACTTCAAATGAATAAAAGTGCAGAGGTGCAGCAAGCTGAACCAATTTCTCCTAAGAAACAAAAACCGGTTTTACCAGATCAAATTATCGTGGCTTGGAAAAAGGCGAAATTTACTCCTTTTGGGAAAATGACCGGGAGCTTTACGGTCCGTCTTCACCCGGAGCATCTTGGGCATCTCACAGTCAAAATTAATAATAAGCATGGGCTAATGACGGGTCGAATTATCGCTTCTTCCGATTCAGCAAAGGAATTGTTAGAGCATCACCTCCCATTGTTAAAACAGGCGCTGCCGAACATGCCGATGCAAATCGAACGGTTCTCCGTTCCTTTACAGGATGTAAGCCACCTGCAGTTAAATCAGCACAATGGAGAAGGTGAGAGACATTCCCGGCAAAGAGAGCATAAACGATTTGAAGACGAAGAAAATGAACCATTTCAACAATTTCTTGATGAGATGAAAATCGAATCAGTGGCCGAAGATAGGAGGGAGCAGCAATGAGCACAAACGCGATTGATTCAGATCTCTATTTATCGAATGCACCAGAAAGACAGTCGAAAGGTTCCAATTTAGGAAAAGATGATTTTTTAAAGATATTAATGGTTCAGCTGCAAAATCAAGATCCGTTAAAACCGCTTGAAGACAAAGATTTTATTGCGCAAATGGCTACCTTTTCTTCCTTGGAGCAAATGACCAATTTAAACAACTCGTTAACAAATTATTTATCCGGGCAGAACGCTATCTCATCCTATGCGGAATGGATAGGCAAAGAAGTCAGCTGGGAAACTGCACAGAACAATGGCGAAACGGCTGTAGAAACCGGTGTCGTTGAATCTGTAAAAAAAGCAAATAATGAATTTACGCTTGTCCTAAAAGGCCGAAAAGAAATTAAAGCTGCTTCTGTAGTCGCAATTACGAATCAAAATTAAAATATCGGGAGGAATTATACATGCTACGTTCACTATACTCTGGAGTAAGCGGAATGAAAAATTTCCAAACAAAATTGGATGTCATCGGAAACAATATCGCCAATGTCGGAACGACTGGGTTCAAAAAAAGCAGAGTGACTTTTCAAGATACCTTCAGCCAGCAGTTGGCGGGTGCCAAAGCCCCTGCTGGTGGCCAAGGGGGAACAAACGCTCAAGAAATCGGACTCGGTTCATCAATGGGCACTATCGATACGGTTCAGTCAGAAGGCGCTCCTCAGTTCACAGGGAGAAAGCTTGATATTGCAATAAGAGGCGAGGGGTATCTAACTGTTTCAGATGAAGAAGGGGAAACCTTCTATTCTAGAGCAGGAAATCTTTACCTCGATCAAGACAGCAGATTGGTTACAGCAGATGGCTTATATGTCAATGGAGTGAATGGTCCGATACCTCAAGATGCAACGAGTTTAACCATCGATGAATTTGGAACAGTCTCTTACTTAAATAATGAAAATCAAGTAGAGAATGCAGGACAAATTCAACTGGCGACATTTGCTAACAGCGAAGGATTAGAAAAAGCCGGCGGGAATTTGTATACTGCATCATTAAATTCAGGTAATCCCGATGTTGGTAACCCGGGTCAAAACGGAAAAGGGACAATCCAGCAAGGCTATCTTGAAATGTCCAATGTTGAGCTTTCAGATGAATTTACGGAAATGATTGTAGGGCAAAGGGGATTTCAAGCGAATTCCAAAATTATTACAACGTCAGATGAAATTTTACAGGAGCTTTTGAATCTCAAACGATAAGGAGGATGGGGGCTTAGCTTAGACTCCCGAAAAACCGTGATCAAAGTTACCCGTCTGAACGGAAAAATGTTTTCTCTTAATGCGTTATTTATTGAACAGATCGAATGTTTTCCTGATACTACGATTACCTTAACCAATGGGAAAAAATTTGTAGTAAAGGAGGATGAAGAAACGGTTTATTCCCTTATCAAAGCTTTTTACAAAGAGATACACATCCTTTCTTTAGATAAAGGAGAGAAGAGAGGCAGCAATGAATA
This window of the Bacillus gobiensis genome carries:
- the flgG gene encoding flagellar basal body rod protein FlgG, whose translation is MLRSLYSGVSGMKNFQTKLDVIGNNIANVGTTGFKKSRVTFQDTFSQQLAGAKAPAGGQGGTNAQEIGLGSSMGTIDTVQSEGAPQFTGRKLDIAIRGEGYLTVSDEEGETFYSRAGNLYLDQDSRLVTADGLYVNGVNGPIPQDATSLTIDEFGTVSYLNNENQVENAGQIQLATFANSEGLEKAGGNLYTASLNSGNPDVGNPGQNGKGTIQQGYLEMSNVELSDEFTEMIVGQRGFQANSKIITTSDEILQELLNLKR
- a CDS encoding MotE family protein is translated as MSAKKKESGKFQWFLFVILIPLVFAVVLSIVLLQLLNVDLSAPLQNTASKLPVVKELITDKKPADKSAAPKNDEEKQKLKKTIEDQTKQLSILESDLKTSQDEIDRLNQKIRSMENLDQKNDNEPSDEANESSEEDKLVTIYESMTGSKAAKILAELNDEEALNILKKMSNKKLTEILSQMKPEDAARFTTKLSEN
- a CDS encoding flagellar hook-length control protein FliK; the encoded protein is MDEIKLLDVVLSNARNGQKTSDSSRSSPEIFQQLLSAQIGGQIAQEPAIENIAEQKFQDLGRMLSFLLNGNRIQPDQLQEVSRTKDSLSTETNNNYRAIPDIFHKLPALDEKSSQQLDSEADFTEKSENLEHLLTGLSQHDFQVLSRLFERLAASPELLGIQALPGKDTRTEDQPLMQPFEPNTRTADNIRQDNEIISGLNESWEENQDNTIRAMSGDTSGALGQLFQQVAMPDISQQDVKQLSQLFAGLADLQIKPEHLENQSIQPMKQQSNPIKGNIRMEAKAFLQIFSSFFKHIIRSDSAGISTENGFLGKRIQADGQPLLWSEQAVQEVQQPDSLTKTTSESNEKATSADSSLRELKLKSSEVQLSQSETDVIAKLLSSINGEKKETEWKTNTASQAVLLDEKSEGKASKLPLSFPLNHQFLGKSGTAETGKHAEIKPKAGDLEESQVQPVLQMNKSAEVQQAEPISPKKQKPVLPDQIIVAWKKAKFTPFGKMTGSFTVRLHPEHLGHLTVKINNKHGLMTGRIIASSDSAKELLEHHLPLLKQALPNMPMQIERFSVPLQDVSHLQLNQHNGEGERHSRQREHKRFEDEENEPFQQFLDEMKIESVAEDRREQQ
- the fliH gene encoding flagellar assembly protein FliH, whose product is MSKVIKQAVSNHKRTLSLQKIEWNVAEDHLYEESIDEIPDAKSAEILIAEAKAEAERITAEARAELEKERQAWSSEKEKLIQSARQEGYDCGLELGKKEAENKYSSLIEKANKISNAARADYEEKLEGAQEEIINLAVALAKKVWNQKEDDQEEFQSLVSQVINDLKEYENISIFIDAKYVEYVYELKQELIHCLPHHCHLNIYADTEASKGTCYIETDFGRIDASIDTQLNELKAKLLELIQAGGEY
- the fliJ gene encoding flagellar export protein FliJ yields the protein MAFAYKFQKLFVLKENEKNQSFAMYQKSVDDFEKAAEKLYENMKLKEELEKSKDNKLQNGMSIQEMRHYQRFCTNLETTIFHYQQLVLAKRNHMNEKQEELTEISMELKKYEKMKEKQKLSFLTQENAVQIKEMDELSMKQFMFQGS
- the fliF gene encoding flagellar basal-body MS-ring/collar protein FliF, whose translation is MSMNVKKITNKINDIWMKYTKTQKRLVIGGIAAVIIIILLAVIFFSKENLVPLYKDLTAEETGQIKQTLDEKGVISELDANGTVIKVPADRVDSLKVELAAEGVPKSGEIDYSFFGQSVGFGMTDNEFEVLKVDAMQTELSNLINTINGVKSSKVLINLPQETVFVGEKAPSASASIVLELEGANTLDQQQINGLYHLASKSVPNLQPENIVIMDQNFTYYDQNEQGSEYASDNFSSQQKIKAQVEKDIGRQVQSLLGTMMGQNKVVVSVTTDIDFTKESRKEDLVEPVDKENMEGIAVSAERVTETYTGEGAQAGGVNGTGEDDITNYNEAAGGSGNGDYEKNEERINNEVNRVHKEIVESPYKIRDLGIQVMVEPPDPKNVQSLTSDREDDIRQILSTIVTTSINKDIESQPLTQNEIDNKIVVSVQPFDGKIESTPPETTSGGIPIWIYAAVGALLLIVILLLILLIRRKKNDSENEEEEIVFERQEPIFVEDVNDEKESEESVRRKQLEKMAKEKPEEFAKLLRGWLAEE
- the flgD gene encoding flagellar hook assembly protein FlgD; protein product: MSTNAIDSDLYLSNAPERQSKGSNLGKDDFLKILMVQLQNQDPLKPLEDKDFIAQMATFSSLEQMTNLNNSLTNYLSGQNAISSYAEWIGKEVSWETAQNNGETAVETGVVESVKKANNEFTLVLKGRKEIKAASVVAITNQN
- a CDS encoding flagellar FlbD family protein, which gives rise to MIKVTRLNGKMFSLNALFIEQIECFPDTTITLTNGKKFVVKEDEETVYSLIKAFYKEIHILSLDKGEKRGSNE
- the fliG gene encoding flagellar motor switch protein FliG, which codes for MAKREQKKLNGKQKAAILMISLGLDVSANVYKHLTEEEIEKLTLEISSVRSVGTNKKQDVIEEFHEIAIAQDYITQGGIDYARQVLEKALGEEKAGSIINRLTSSLQVKPFDFARKAEPSQILNFIQHEHPQTIALILSYLDPVQSGQILSELHPEVQAEVARRIAVMDRTSPEIINEVEQILERKLSSTFTQDYTQTGGIEAVVDVLNGVDRSTEKTILDSLEVQDPELAEEIKKRMFVFEDIVTLDSRAIQRVIRDVENEDLLLSLKVASEEVKEIVFSNMSQRMVETFKEDIEIMGPVRLRDVEEAQSRIVSIIRKLEESGDIVIARGGGDDIIV
- the fliE gene encoding flagellar hook-basal body complex protein FliE; translated protein: MINQVSPFQLQSIGQSHGAAPHSNIQSTKTSFADMLKSSIEEVNQSQAESDKLTNALAQGQNVNLDEVMIAAQKSNITLTAATEFRNKAIEAYQEMMRMQM
- the fliI gene encoding flagellar protein export ATPase FliI; this encodes MNTARIAEFINSVDSYKRYGKVKKVVGLMIESKGPVSSIGDVCLIHGQKGVHNPVKAEVVGFRDEYILLMPYLPVANIAPGSIVESTGSPLKVKVGQSLKGLVLNAFGEPLDESLLPKGLSQVQIDQEPPNPMNRPPIDEKMTVGVKAIDGLLTIGKGQRVGIFAGSGVGKSTLIGMIAKQTTADINVIALVGERGREVREFIDKELGSDGLKRSIVVAATSDQPALMRLKAAYTATSIAEFFRDQGKNVMLIMDSVTRVAMAQREIGLAAGEPPATKGYTPSVFAILPRLLERTGMDKKGSITAFYTVLVDGDDLNEPISDTVRGILDGHIVLDRELANKGQFPAIHILKSVSRVMNNIVSREHKEAASRFRNLLSVYQNNEDLITIGAYKPGSSKEIDEAIHFQPKLISFLKQGIDGTSSMEESISALLKLKRNEV